A portion of the Luxibacter massiliensis genome contains these proteins:
- a CDS encoding CFI-box-CTERM domain-containing protein has translation MNQENLKAEMISLFEETSQYAMKFHKKTYDSQMESLKSKYGPLLEQFKDEFEESDERLEQLASYVPDYVAEQLAKIPSKRKRDIVCLDHNMNMVSYFIPLLGETQSLRARAFTEKIVELWNQKMPENKIGHSTRESIQGGFKKGLCYITTAVCRSLDKSDDCYELGLLRDYRDTYLLNSEEGAQTVQEYYNIAPTIVKRIDRREDAAQIYADIWREYLDPCVHLIEEEKREECGKLYREMVRRLEWEYLHSSTGHILD, from the coding sequence ATGAATCAGGAAAATTTAAAAGCAGAGATGATTTCTCTGTTTGAGGAGACATCTCAGTATGCCATGAAGTTTCATAAAAAAACATATGATTCACAAATGGAAAGCCTGAAGAGTAAATATGGACCTCTCCTGGAGCAGTTTAAAGATGAATTTGAGGAATCAGATGAGAGGCTGGAGCAGCTTGCCTCTTATGTGCCTGACTATGTGGCGGAGCAGCTTGCGAAGATTCCCTCCAAGAGAAAAAGAGATATAGTATGCCTGGATCATAACATGAATATGGTATCTTATTTTATTCCCCTTCTGGGCGAGACACAGAGCCTGAGGGCCAGGGCCTTTACAGAGAAGATTGTGGAATTGTGGAACCAGAAAATGCCCGAGAATAAAATAGGGCACTCTACAAGGGAAAGTATACAGGGAGGATTTAAAAAGGGATTGTGCTACATCACTACAGCTGTGTGCAGGAGCCTGGATAAGTCTGACGACTGCTATGAGCTGGGTCTTTTGAGGGATTACAGGGATACGTATCTTCTGAACTCAGAAGAGGGGGCCCAGACAGTGCAGGAATATTATAATATTGCCCCTACAATTGTAAAAAGAATTGACCGCCGGGAGGACGCGGCACAGATTTACGCTGATATCTGGCGGGAATACCTGGATCCTTGCGTTCACTTGATCGAGGAGGAAAAACGAGAAGAGTGCGGAAAGCTTTACCGTGAGATGGTGCGCAGGCTTGAGTGGGAATACTTGCACTCATCTACAGGGCACATTCTGGATTAA
- a CDS encoding O-acetylhomoserine aminocarboxypropyltransferase/cysteine synthase family protein, which produces MSSYKIETKCIQSGYEPGNGEPRIVPIYQSTTFRYTSSEQMGRLFDLEESGYFYTRLQNPTNDIVAAKICDLEGGAAGMLTSSGQAANFYAIMNIAEAGDHIVCASALYGGTYNLYAHTIKKMGIEATFVDPDCTEEELNGVFRDNTKAVFGETIANPALVVLDLEKFASAAHAHNVPFIVDNTFATPVNCRPFEWGADIVTHSTTKYMDGHAACVGGAIVDSGNFDWMAYGNKFPGLTAPDETYHGIVYAEKFGKAAFITKATAQLMRDLGSIQSPQNAFLLNIGLETLHLRVPRHCENALAAAEYLKGHEKVAWVSCPSLPGDKYYGLASKYMPDGTCGVLTFGLKGGREAAVKMMDKLKMIAIVTHVADARSCVLHPASHTHRQMNEKELLEAGVQPDLIRFSVGIENIEDIIADLEQALQ; this is translated from the coding sequence ATGAGCAGCTACAAGATAGAGACAAAATGCATACAGTCAGGTTATGAGCCAGGTAATGGAGAACCAAGGATCGTTCCTATATATCAGAGTACAACCTTCCGCTATACCAGCAGTGAGCAGATGGGACGTTTGTTCGATTTAGAGGAATCTGGATATTTTTATACGAGGCTTCAGAATCCCACCAATGACATAGTTGCGGCCAAGATCTGTGATTTGGAGGGAGGGGCCGCAGGGATGCTTACATCCTCCGGCCAGGCAGCCAATTTTTATGCCATCATGAACATTGCGGAGGCTGGGGATCACATTGTATGTGCATCTGCACTCTATGGAGGCACTTATAATTTATATGCACATACGATCAAGAAAATGGGGATCGAGGCCACATTTGTGGATCCAGATTGTACAGAGGAAGAGTTAAATGGGGTTTTTAGAGACAATACAAAGGCAGTTTTTGGAGAGACAATCGCCAACCCGGCCCTGGTCGTGCTGGATCTGGAAAAGTTTGCTTCTGCTGCCCATGCCCACAATGTGCCTTTTATCGTAGATAATACCTTTGCCACACCAGTTAACTGCCGTCCCTTTGAATGGGGGGCTGATATTGTGACCCATTCTACCACAAAATATATGGACGGCCATGCTGCATGTGTAGGAGGGGCTATTGTAGACAGTGGGAACTTTGACTGGATGGCATATGGGAATAAATTTCCTGGCCTTACCGCTCCGGATGAAACATACCATGGTATTGTGTATGCAGAGAAGTTTGGAAAAGCGGCTTTTATTACAAAGGCCACGGCACAGCTGATGCGTGACTTGGGATCTATCCAGTCCCCACAAAATGCATTTTTATTAAACATTGGGTTGGAAACATTACATCTGCGTGTTCCGCGCCACTGCGAGAATGCTTTGGCTGCGGCAGAGTACCTTAAAGGCCACGAAAAGGTGGCCTGGGTAAGCTGTCCGTCACTTCCCGGGGACAAATATTATGGATTGGCTTCAAAATATATGCCTGATGGTACATGCGGGGTACTGACCTTTGGACTCAAAGGAGGAAGAGAGGCCGCGGTTAAGATGATGGATAAGCTAAAAATGATTGCCATAGTCACCCATGTGGCAGATGCCAGGAGCTGCGTGCTCCATCCGGCAAGCCATACACACCGCCAGATGAATGAGAAAGAGCTTCTTGAGGCAGGCGTGCAGCCAGATTTAATCCGCTTCAGTGTAGGCATTGAAAATATAGAAGATATTATCGCCGATTTGGAGCAGGCGCTTCAATAA
- a CDS encoding ClpP family protease, whose translation MNGEKEEQIQKNQAGENEEIKDTGTLRLGKEDGRHNIQLMTIIGEIEGHEAVSGNTKATKYEHLIPRLAEVEDNDEIEGILILLNTLGGDVEAGLAIAEMIASVSKPTVSLVLGGSHSIGGPLAVSADYSFIVPSGTMIVHPVRSTGMFIGVIQSYRNMEKTQDRITKFIADHSNITQARLEELMLDSTQLVKDVGTLLEGKDAVREGLIDEVGGISQALRKLHEMIDKKA comes from the coding sequence ATGAATGGTGAAAAAGAGGAACAGATCCAGAAGAATCAGGCTGGGGAAAACGAGGAGATTAAAGATACAGGGACATTGCGCCTTGGCAAGGAAGACGGCAGACATAATATTCAGCTTATGACAATCATTGGGGAGATAGAGGGCCACGAGGCTGTATCTGGAAACACAAAGGCGACGAAATATGAGCATTTGATCCCCAGGCTGGCTGAGGTGGAGGATAACGATGAAATAGAAGGGATTTTAATTCTGCTGAACACACTGGGCGGGGATGTAGAGGCTGGGCTCGCGATCGCTGAAATGATTGCCTCTGTCAGTAAACCTACAGTTTCCCTTGTGCTTGGAGGCAGCCACTCTATTGGGGGGCCGTTGGCTGTATCTGCGGATTACTCCTTTATTGTCCCAAGCGGGACAATGATTGTGCACCCGGTACGCTCCACAGGGATGTTTATTGGCGTGATCCAAAGCTACAGGAATATGGAAAAAACGCAGGACAGAATCACAAAATTTATTGCTGACCACTCCAATATAACACAGGCAAGGCTAGAAGAGCTTATGCTGGACTCTACCCAGCTTGTAAAGGATGTGGGGACGCTGCTGGAAGGGAAGGACGCAGTGCGCGAAGGACTGATCGATGAAGTGGGGGGCATCAGCCAGGCCCTGAGAAAACTACATGAGATGATAGATAAAAAAGCATAG
- a CDS encoding formate--tetrahydrofolate ligase, translated as MKTDIQIAQEAKMQHIKEVAASVGIQEDELEFYGKYKAKLSDDLWERVKDNQDGKLVLVTAINPTPAGEGKTTTTVGLGQAMAKLNKNALIALREPSLGPCFGIKGGAAGGGYAQVVPMEDLNLHFTGDFHAITSANNLLAAMLDNHIQQGNSLRIDPRQVVWKRCLDMNDRVLRNIVVGLGNKMDGMVREDHFVITVASEIMAILCLADDLADLRRRLGRIIAAYNFDGDPVTADDLQATGAMAALLKDAIKPNLIQTLEHTPALVHGGPFANIAHGCNSVRATKMALKISDITITEAGFGADLGAEKFLDIKCRKAGLKPDAVVLVATVRALKYNGGVAKSDLNIENLAALEKGIVNLEKHIENIQKYNVPVVVTLNSFVTDTEAENEFIRKFCEERGCEFALSEVWEKGGEGGIALAEKVLETLEKKESHFMPLYADELSLTEKIETIAREIYGARGVVYEPGAKKQLAKIEELGFGEFPVCMAKNQYSLSDDAKRLGRPEDFDIHIREVYVSAGAGFVVALTGAIMTMPGLPKVPAANQIDVQEDGRITGLF; from the coding sequence ATGAAAACTGACATTCAGATCGCCCAGGAAGCTAAGATGCAGCATATTAAAGAGGTTGCGGCCAGTGTAGGCATCCAGGAGGATGAACTTGAATTTTATGGCAAATATAAAGCAAAGTTATCTGACGATTTATGGGAGAGAGTAAAAGATAACCAGGATGGGAAATTGGTTCTTGTGACTGCCATCAACCCCACGCCTGCGGGAGAGGGGAAAACCACCACCACAGTCGGGCTTGGGCAGGCAATGGCAAAACTAAATAAAAATGCACTGATTGCCCTGCGTGAGCCATCTCTGGGGCCCTGCTTTGGCATAAAAGGCGGGGCAGCCGGGGGCGGCTATGCCCAGGTAGTCCCAATGGAGGATCTGAACCTGCATTTTACAGGAGATTTTCATGCGATTACTTCTGCCAATAATCTGCTGGCAGCTATGCTGGATAATCATATTCAACAGGGGAACAGCCTGAGAATCGATCCCCGCCAGGTTGTCTGGAAACGCTGTCTGGATATGAACGACAGAGTACTGCGCAATATTGTCGTGGGCCTGGGAAATAAGATGGACGGAATGGTGAGAGAGGATCATTTCGTCATTACCGTGGCTTCTGAGATTATGGCGATTTTGTGCCTGGCTGATGATCTGGCTGACCTGCGCAGACGGCTGGGCAGGATTATTGCTGCCTATAATTTTGACGGGGATCCGGTGACTGCAGATGACCTGCAGGCAACGGGGGCCATGGCAGCGCTGTTAAAAGATGCAATTAAGCCAAATCTGATACAGACACTGGAACATACGCCCGCACTTGTCCATGGGGGCCCGTTTGCCAATATAGCCCATGGCTGCAACAGTGTCCGGGCCACGAAAATGGCTTTGAAGATTAGTGACATTACAATTACGGAAGCAGGCTTTGGGGCGGATTTAGGCGCAGAAAAGTTTTTAGATATCAAGTGCCGCAAGGCAGGCCTCAAACCGGATGCAGTAGTTTTAGTTGCAACAGTCCGGGCTTTGAAGTATAATGGGGGGGTTGCCAAAAGTGACCTGAATATAGAGAACTTGGCAGCGCTGGAAAAAGGAATAGTAAATCTGGAAAAGCATATCGAGAACATTCAAAAATATAATGTGCCTGTTGTTGTCACCCTGAACTCCTTTGTGACAGATACTGAGGCAGAGAATGAATTTATCCGAAAGTTCTGTGAAGAGAGAGGGTGTGAGTTTGCCCTTTCAGAAGTGTGGGAAAAGGGCGGAGAGGGCGGCATTGCCTTAGCTGAGAAGGTACTGGAAACACTGGAAAAGAAAGAGAGTCATTTTATGCCTCTATATGCGGATGAATTGTCCCTTACTGAAAAAATCGAGACAATCGCACGGGAAATATATGGAGCCAGAGGCGTGGTTTATGAACCTGGGGCCAAGAAACAGCTTGCGAAGATTGAGGAGCTTGGGTTCGGTGAATTTCCGGTTTGTATGGCAAAGAACCAATATTCTCTTTCTGATGATGCGAAGAGGCTGGGACGCCCGGAGGATTTTGACATCCACATACGAGAGGTGTATGTAAGCGCAGGGGCAGGCTTTGTTGTAGCACTGACCGGAGCCATTATGACTATGCCAGGACTCCCGAAAGTGCCCGCTGCAAACCAAATCGATGTACAAGAGGATGGCAGAATTACCGGATTGTTTTAA
- a CDS encoding type II toxin-antitoxin system PemK/MazF family toxin has translation MVIKRGDIYYADLSPVVGSEQGGIRPVLVIQNDVGNKHSPTVICAAITSRMNKAKLPTHIEISAQKYHIVKNSVILLEQIRTIDKQRLKEFVCHVDSSLMNKVNEAVKISLELPT, from the coding sequence TTGGTAATTAAGCGAGGAGATATATATTATGCAGATTTAAGTCCGGTGGTGGGATCAGAGCAGGGAGGCATCCGGCCGGTATTGGTCATACAGAATGACGTGGGAAATAAACACAGCCCTACTGTAATCTGCGCAGCAATTACGTCCAGGATGAATAAGGCAAAGCTGCCTACCCACATTGAGATCAGTGCACAAAAGTACCATATTGTGAAAAACTCTGTGATCCTGCTGGAGCAGATCCGGACAATTGATAAACAGAGGCTGAAGGAGTTCGTGTGCCATGTGGACAGCAGCCTGATGAATAAAGTAAACGAAGCGGTCAAAATCAGCCTGGAGCTTCCTACATAG
- the folD gene encoding bifunctional methylenetetrahydrofolate dehydrogenase/methenyltetrahydrofolate cyclohydrolase FolD has protein sequence MVQIIDGKLVSSQIKEELREETARLKAAGIDICLAVVQVGNDPASTVYVNNKKKACAFVGIESRAFELPESAAEIELLNLVEQLNTDPSVNGILVQLPLPPHINEDKIIRAISPDKDVDGFHPVNVGRLWIGEQGFLSCTPAGIVQLLKRSGIEIAGKECVIIGRSNIVGKPMAALLLREHGTVTVAHSRTENLKEVARRADILIVAIGKKKFIQSEYIKDGAVVIDVGMHRDENGRLCGDVDFEDVKDKVSAITPVPGGVGPMTIAMLMNNCVETVRR, from the coding sequence ATAGTGCAGATTATTGATGGAAAACTGGTATCCAGTCAAATAAAGGAAGAGTTAAGAGAAGAGACAGCCAGGCTGAAAGCTGCTGGTATAGATATATGCCTGGCCGTTGTTCAGGTGGGCAATGACCCTGCTTCCACTGTCTATGTCAACAATAAGAAAAAGGCCTGTGCCTTTGTTGGAATAGAATCCAGGGCGTTTGAGCTGCCTGAGTCCGCCGCTGAAATAGAACTTTTAAACTTGGTAGAGCAGCTAAATACAGATCCAAGCGTTAATGGCATCCTTGTACAGCTGCCATTGCCGCCCCACATAAATGAGGATAAAATTATAAGGGCCATATCGCCTGATAAGGATGTGGACGGCTTCCATCCTGTGAATGTGGGAAGGCTCTGGATTGGAGAGCAGGGGTTTTTATCCTGTACTCCGGCGGGGATTGTACAGCTTTTGAAGCGGTCTGGCATAGAAATTGCCGGAAAAGAGTGTGTCATAATTGGAAGGAGCAATATTGTAGGAAAACCTATGGCAGCTCTTTTGCTCAGAGAGCATGGGACTGTAACTGTGGCCCATTCCAGGACAGAAAACCTCAAGGAGGTGGCCCGCCGCGCAGATATTCTGATTGTTGCAATAGGGAAGAAGAAGTTTATTCAATCAGAATATATCAAGGATGGTGCTGTAGTGATTGATGTGGGCATGCACCGGGATGAAAATGGCAGATTATGCGGTGATGTTGATTTTGAGGATGTAAAGGATAAAGTGTCAGCTATCACTCCAGTTCCAGGCGGAGTTGGGCCTATGACAATCGCGATGCTGATGAACAACTGTGTGGAAACTGTGCGCAGGTAG
- a CDS encoding YebC/PmpR family DNA-binding transcriptional regulator: MSGHSKFANIKHKKEKNDAAKGKIFTKLGRELAVAVKEGGGPDPNNNSRLRDVIAKAKSNNMPNDTIDRNIKKAAGEGAGDNYEHITYEGYGPNGTAIIVKTLTDNKNRTASNVRNAFTKGSGNVGTPGCVSFMFDEKGQILVAKEDCSMDADELMMLALDAGAEDFTEEEESFEVLTAPEDFSAVRLKLEEEGVAMAAAEVTMIPQTYVELSSEEDIKNIHKTLDLLEEDDDVQDVYHNWDE; this comes from the coding sequence ATGTCAGGACATTCTAAATTTGCGAATATTAAACATAAGAAAGAAAAGAATGATGCTGCAAAGGGAAAAATATTTACGAAACTGGGAAGGGAGCTTGCCGTTGCCGTCAAGGAGGGCGGCGGCCCGGATCCCAACAATAACAGCAGGCTGAGGGATGTGATTGCCAAGGCAAAATCAAATAATATGCCAAATGATACCATCGACAGGAATATTAAGAAAGCTGCCGGAGAAGGGGCAGGAGATAACTATGAGCATATTACATATGAAGGGTATGGCCCTAACGGGACGGCCATTATTGTCAAGACCCTGACAGATAATAAGAACCGTACAGCGTCCAATGTAAGGAATGCATTTACAAAAGGGAGCGGCAATGTAGGTACCCCAGGCTGTGTTTCCTTCATGTTTGACGAAAAGGGGCAGATCCTAGTGGCAAAAGAGGACTGCAGCATGGACGCGGATGAGCTGATGATGCTGGCTTTGGATGCCGGGGCAGAAGATTTCACGGAGGAAGAGGAAAGTTTTGAAGTCCTGACTGCGCCTGAGGACTTTAGCGCAGTGAGGCTGAAGCTGGAGGAGGAAGGCGTTGCCATGGCGGCCGCGGAAGTCACCATGATTCCTCAGACCTATGTGGAGTTGAGCAGTGAGGAGGATATTAAAAATATACATAAAACTCTGGATCTGCTTGAAGAGGATGATGATGTCCAGGATGTGTACCACAATTGGGATGAATAG
- a CDS encoding DNA translocase FtsK: protein MAAKSTKNKKNTKSRPKKSQGNMALKSEIIVLAVLAVCILLVISNFGLGGIVGEAVSSVMFGLFGFMAYFLPFVLFGAVAFIISNKGSAHAYIKTGAVIALCLFIAAFLELVLNPYDPEAGLLSYYRLSSSRRNAGGLAGGCLVKLLCPLIGVVGTYVVLTVLIVISLILITERSLLAPLGKGSRKAYEDARRRKEASAQRRAERMKEKEAEKAEGKLRRRDNKVSGVSFATTLTDKPVNKKSPEVKELKAADLQIDAEPSLPSPFEEQELVINRPQAQQGGMEEVSLGEPDKSLETSRKKRNSSDALAVAGEAAQVEETVRIQEEQPQRIYKIPPLTLLNKGKKTGGDSDAHLRATALKLEQTLQNFGVRVHVMNASCGPSVTRYELQPEQGVKVSKIVGLADDIKLNLAVADLRIEAPIPGKAAVGIEVPNKENTAVMLRDLLESGEFKKSKSGISFAVGKDISGKVMVADIAKMPHLLVAGATGSGKSVCINTLIMSIIYKADPEDVKLIMVDPKVVELSVYNGIPHLLIPVVTDPKKAAGALNWAVAEMEKRYQLFAEYNVRDLKGFNEKVSQLEPGEGIPKKMPQIVIIVDELADLMMVAPGEVEGAICRLAQLARAAGLHLILATQRPSVNVITGLIKANMPSRIAFSVSSGVDSRTIIDMNGAEKLLGKGDMLFYPTGYPKPVRVQGSFVSDKEVQKVVDYLIENNGNTAYSEEIEEHVNSSTGGADLGMPGTAAEGGSDRDAYFVDAGNLIIDKEKASIGMLQRMFKIGFNRAARIMDQLAKAGVVGEEEGTKPRKVLMSKEEFEQYIEEK from the coding sequence ATGGCTGCGAAGTCTACTAAAAATAAAAAAAACACCAAAAGCAGGCCAAAAAAATCACAGGGGAATATGGCTCTTAAGTCAGAAATTATAGTTTTGGCCGTTCTGGCTGTTTGTATACTGCTTGTCATAAGCAACTTTGGCCTGGGCGGGATCGTGGGGGAGGCGGTTTCGTCAGTTATGTTTGGGTTGTTTGGGTTTATGGCATATTTTCTGCCATTTGTCCTGTTTGGTGCAGTTGCCTTTATAATTTCTAATAAAGGCAGCGCCCATGCGTACATAAAGACAGGCGCTGTAATTGCCCTGTGCCTGTTTATTGCAGCATTTTTGGAATTGGTCTTGAACCCCTATGACCCGGAGGCGGGACTTTTATCTTATTACAGGCTCTCCAGCAGCCGCAGGAATGCAGGGGGCCTGGCAGGGGGATGCCTGGTCAAGCTTCTCTGCCCGCTGATAGGCGTTGTGGGAACCTATGTTGTCCTGACCGTCCTGATTGTAATCAGCCTTATATTGATTACAGAGAGGTCACTTTTGGCCCCTCTGGGAAAGGGCAGCCGGAAGGCTTACGAAGATGCAAGGCGCAGGAAAGAGGCGTCTGCCCAGAGGCGGGCAGAGCGGATGAAAGAAAAGGAGGCTGAAAAAGCTGAGGGTAAATTGAGAAGGCGGGACAATAAGGTGTCAGGTGTTTCTTTTGCCACCACCTTGACGGACAAGCCTGTAAACAAAAAATCGCCAGAAGTAAAAGAACTCAAGGCGGCAGACCTGCAGATAGATGCTGAACCTTCTCTTCCTTCTCCTTTCGAGGAACAGGAGTTGGTCATTAACCGTCCCCAGGCCCAGCAGGGCGGCATGGAGGAGGTCAGCTTGGGAGAACCGGATAAGAGTTTGGAAACTTCCAGGAAGAAAAGAAATTCCTCCGACGCCCTGGCCGTTGCCGGGGAGGCAGCACAGGTGGAGGAGACTGTGAGGATCCAGGAGGAACAGCCACAGAGGATTTATAAGATCCCTCCGCTGACGCTTTTGAATAAAGGGAAGAAAACAGGGGGAGACTCTGATGCCCATTTGCGGGCCACAGCCCTAAAGCTTGAGCAGACTCTGCAAAATTTTGGGGTCAGGGTCCATGTAATGAATGCCAGCTGCGGCCCTTCTGTCACACGTTATGAGCTGCAGCCGGAACAAGGAGTGAAGGTCAGTAAAATTGTGGGGTTGGCAGATGATATAAAATTAAACCTGGCTGTGGCTGATCTCAGGATTGAGGCTCCCATACCAGGAAAGGCTGCGGTGGGAATCGAGGTTCCTAATAAGGAGAATACGGCAGTAATGCTGCGGGACCTGCTGGAGTCCGGGGAATTTAAAAAGAGTAAATCAGGCATATCCTTTGCAGTGGGCAAAGACATATCAGGCAAGGTAATGGTGGCAGATATTGCAAAAATGCCCCATCTGCTTGTGGCGGGAGCCACTGGTTCTGGAAAATCTGTCTGTATTAACACATTGATTATGAGTATCATATATAAGGCGGATCCAGAAGATGTGAAACTGATCATGGTGGATCCAAAAGTAGTTGAACTCAGTGTGTACAACGGGATACCCCATCTGTTGATTCCGGTCGTGACAGACCCGAAGAAGGCTGCAGGTGCATTGAACTGGGCAGTTGCAGAGATGGAAAAGAGGTATCAGCTGTTTGCCGAGTATAATGTCAGGGACCTGAAAGGCTTCAATGAAAAAGTAAGCCAGCTTGAACCTGGGGAAGGTATTCCCAAAAAGATGCCACAGATTGTGATCATTGTAGATGAGCTTGCCGACCTTATGATGGTAGCTCCCGGTGAGGTGGAAGGGGCCATCTGCCGCCTAGCGCAGCTGGCAAGAGCAGCGGGCCTGCACCTGATACTCGCCACACAGCGGCCGTCTGTCAATGTCATTACAGGACTGATTAAGGCAAATATGCCGTCCAGGATTGCTTTTTCAGTTTCATCTGGCGTAGATTCCCGGACAATTATTGATATGAATGGAGCGGAGAAGCTGTTGGGTAAGGGGGATATGCTCTTTTACCCTACAGGGTACCCAAAACCAGTCAGAGTCCAAGGTTCTTTTGTATCAGACAAAGAGGTGCAGAAGGTAGTAGATTATTTAATTGAGAATAATGGAAATACTGCATATAGTGAAGAGATAGAAGAGCATGTCAACTCCAGCACAGGCGGCGCAGACCTTGGTATGCCGGGCACAGCAGCCGAGGGCGGAAGCGACAGGGATGCCTATTTTGTGGATGCAGGGAATCTGATTATCGACAAGGAGAAAGCGTCTATCGGTATGCTCCAGAGGATGTTTAAGATAGGTTTTAACCGAGCGGCCCGTATTATGGATCAGCTTGCCAAAGCAGGGGTCGTGGGAGAGGAAGAAGGGACGAAACCCAGGAAAGTACTGATGTCTAAAGAAGAATTTGAACAGTATATAGAAGAAAAATAA